A genome region from Marinobacter panjinensis includes the following:
- a CDS encoding AraC family transcriptional regulator, which produces MNTLGTASVAALRQYVRAAHARGIDTGSLFTKAGLDSSILQTDDGRLNGEQFQAFIRLLVEETNNSILGLETGDYVQPGSYSVLGYITMSCATLGEAVTRIAPFEKLVGDMGTTHLTASGDHINLTWACNYTDPVVRPHMVDNVFASWIHYARWLADNDTASPVEVHLEHPSPGPELESAYTKRWGCPVRFGAGEDTIILHKSLLNTPLRQPDPLLRKTLEVHALSQLASLETDTALTTRVKHSIRNQLMHGITRQDMVADHLGMTSRTLQRKLSQEGVTYQQLLDEVRQAMAEDFLANSTLGIPEIALRLGYSETTSFHRKFKAETGKTPGEFRQLNGS; this is translated from the coding sequence ATGAACACCCTCGGAACCGCCTCCGTCGCCGCCCTCAGACAATACGTTCGCGCCGCCCATGCCCGGGGCATTGATACCGGATCCCTATTTACCAAAGCCGGGCTTGATTCGTCGATTCTTCAAACCGACGACGGCCGTTTAAACGGGGAACAGTTCCAGGCGTTCATCCGCCTTTTGGTCGAGGAAACCAACAACTCCATTCTCGGCCTGGAAACCGGGGACTATGTGCAGCCGGGTTCCTACAGCGTTCTGGGGTATATCACCATGAGCTGCGCCACCCTTGGCGAAGCCGTAACGAGAATTGCGCCGTTTGAAAAACTGGTGGGCGACATGGGCACGACACATCTCACCGCCAGCGGCGACCACATCAACCTGACCTGGGCCTGCAACTACACCGACCCGGTGGTTCGGCCGCACATGGTGGACAACGTCTTCGCCTCCTGGATCCACTACGCCCGCTGGCTGGCGGACAACGACACCGCCTCGCCGGTAGAAGTGCACCTGGAACACCCCTCCCCCGGCCCGGAACTGGAAAGCGCCTACACCAAACGCTGGGGCTGCCCGGTCAGGTTCGGCGCGGGTGAAGATACCATCATCCTGCACAAGAGCTTGCTGAACACGCCACTGCGCCAGCCAGACCCCCTGCTCCGCAAAACCCTCGAAGTCCACGCCCTCAGCCAACTGGCCTCCCTGGAAACCGATACCGCCCTGACCACCCGGGTAAAACACAGCATCCGCAACCAACTGATGCACGGCATCACCCGACAAGACATGGTCGCAGACCACCTGGGCATGACCAGCCGAACGCTGCAGCGCAAACTCAGTCAGGAAGGTGTTACCTACCAGCAACTACTGGACGAAGTCAGGCAGGCCATGGCCGAGGACTTTCTGGCGAACAGCACCTTGGGAATACCGGAGATCGCATTGAGGCTGGGATACAGCGAAACAACATCGTTTCACAGGAAGTTCAAAGCAGAAACGGGAAAGACCCCGGGAGAGTTCCGCCAACTAAACGGGTCATAA
- a CDS encoding AmpG family muropeptide MFS transporter — protein sequence MLSGTNLALLRETVYTYTRWQVIALLFLGFSAGLPFLLVFSTLNARLADVGVETATIGFFSWLGITYSIKVFWAPVVDRVKLPILDKLLGKRRSWILLAQAGIATGLYLMAHVDATVAPEMMAFCGLLVAFSSATQDVAIDAYRIEIAEERLQAALAATYIFGYRLALLVAGAGALYLAEFWSWQVSYEVMALLVGVGTATVLIVREPAVNHFAAAQDIADKIEHEASKRTHLNPRLARFIGWFYAAVAGPFLDFFRRYKELAILILVMVAVYRISDIAMGVMANPFYLDFMGFSKTQVADVTKIFGFFMTIAGSLVGGVLVVRYGVRKILLTGAIMTAATNLLFVVLAQYPPNIATLALVVSADNLSGGIANVALIAWLSSMTSAAFTATQYALFSSLMTLPGKFIGGFSGMVVAGFGYGEFFLVAGLMGIPAILLAWFMIKKGERLDALAPRNEEVEDEPRRSD from the coding sequence ATCTTATCCGGCACCAACCTGGCGCTGCTCAGGGAAACTGTTTACACCTACACCCGCTGGCAGGTCATCGCGCTCCTGTTTCTGGGCTTTTCGGCTGGCCTGCCATTCCTGCTGGTATTCTCGACGCTGAATGCACGGCTGGCGGATGTTGGAGTGGAAACAGCCACTATCGGGTTCTTCAGTTGGCTGGGCATTACCTACTCGATCAAGGTGTTCTGGGCGCCGGTGGTGGACCGGGTGAAGCTGCCCATCCTAGACAAACTGCTGGGCAAGCGCCGTAGCTGGATATTACTGGCGCAGGCAGGCATTGCTACCGGTCTTTACCTGATGGCACACGTTGACGCCACCGTCGCGCCGGAAATGATGGCGTTCTGTGGCCTGCTGGTGGCTTTCTCCTCTGCCACCCAGGATGTGGCCATTGATGCCTACCGCATCGAGATTGCCGAAGAGCGGCTGCAGGCGGCGTTGGCGGCTACCTATATCTTCGGTTACCGACTGGCACTGCTGGTAGCCGGGGCCGGGGCCCTGTACCTGGCGGAATTCTGGTCCTGGCAGGTGTCCTACGAGGTGATGGCGCTGCTGGTCGGCGTGGGTACTGCGACTGTGCTCATCGTGCGGGAGCCGGCGGTCAATCACTTCGCCGCCGCCCAGGACATCGCCGACAAGATCGAACACGAAGCCAGCAAACGCACCCACCTGAACCCTCGTCTGGCGCGGTTTATCGGCTGGTTCTATGCTGCGGTGGCCGGGCCGTTCCTGGATTTCTTCCGCCGTTACAAGGAACTGGCGATCCTGATTCTGGTGATGGTGGCGGTGTACCGCATATCGGACATCGCCATGGGCGTGATGGCCAACCCCTTCTACCTGGACTTTATGGGCTTCTCCAAAACCCAGGTGGCGGACGTGACCAAGATCTTCGGTTTCTTTATGACCATCGCCGGCTCTCTGGTGGGCGGTGTGCTGGTAGTGCGCTATGGCGTGCGCAAGATACTGCTCACCGGCGCCATCATGACGGCGGCCACCAACCTGCTGTTTGTGGTTCTGGCGCAATACCCCCCGAATATCGCCACCCTGGCGCTGGTGGTCAGCGCCGACAACCTCAGTGGCGGTATCGCCAACGTGGCACTCATCGCCTGGCTCTCCAGCATGACCAGCGCGGCCTTCACCGCTACCCAGTACGCGCTGTTCAGTTCGTTGATGACGTTGCCGGGTAAATTTATTGGTGGTTTCTCGGGCATGGTAGTGGCCGGCTTCGGGTACGGGGAGTTCTTCCTGGTGGCGGGGCTGATGGGCATACCCGCTATACTGCTGGCGTGGTTCATGATCAAAAAAGGCGAACGCCTGGATGCCCTTGCACCCCGCAACGAAGAAGTCGAAGACGAACCCCGTAGGTCGGATTAG
- a CDS encoding YajQ family cyclic di-GMP-binding protein, producing the protein MPSFDIVSEIDMHEVTNAVDQAKRELGNRWDFKNVEADIELDDKGITISAEQEFQLEQLMDMLRMAFAKRNIDARALAEDGESKSGKLVKQHLLLKQGIETDMAKKIVKMIKDGKLKVQASIEGDKVRVKGKKRDDLQTAIALLKEAELDVPLQFNNFRD; encoded by the coding sequence ATGCCTTCTTTTGACATAGTTTCTGAAATCGACATGCACGAAGTCACCAATGCCGTGGACCAGGCCAAACGCGAGCTGGGCAATCGCTGGGACTTCAAGAACGTGGAAGCGGATATCGAGCTGGACGACAAGGGCATTACCATCAGTGCCGAGCAGGAATTCCAGCTGGAACAACTGATGGACATGCTGAGAATGGCCTTTGCCAAACGCAACATCGATGCCCGGGCGCTGGCGGAAGATGGCGAGAGTAAGTCCGGCAAGCTCGTAAAACAGCATCTGTTGCTGAAACAGGGCATTGAGACCGACATGGCCAAAAAGATCGTCAAGATGATCAAGGACGGCAAACTGAAGGTCCAGGCCAGCATCGAGGGCGACAAGGTGCGGGTCAAAGGCAAGAAGCGTGACGACCTGCAAACGGCCATTGCTCTGCTGAAAGAAGCCGAGCTGGACGTGCCGTTGCAATTCAACAATTTCCGCGACTGA
- a CDS encoding argininosuccinate synthase has protein sequence MSDIKKVVLAYSGGLDTSVIVRWLQDTYECEVVTFTADIGQGEEVEPARTKAKALGVKEIYIEDLREEFVRDYVFPMFRANTIYEGEYLLGTSIARPLISRRLIEIANETGADAISHGATGKGNDQVRFELGAYALKPGVKVIAPWREWDLNSREKLLTYCEERNIPVEKKKGKSPYSMDANLLHISYEGMNLEDPWAEAEEDMWRWSVSPEAAPDTPTYVEVTYEKGDIVAIDGQEMKPHVVLETLNKLAGDNGIGRLDIVENRYVGMKSRGCYETPGGTVMLRAHRAIESITLDREVAHLKDSIMPRYAEVIYNGYWWSPEREALQALIDQTQTYVNGTVRLKLYKGNVDVVGRKSDDSLFDEKIATFEEDQGAYDQKDAEGFIKLNALRLRIAAGKGRKL, from the coding sequence ATGTCTGATATTAAAAAGGTGGTGCTGGCCTATTCCGGTGGCCTGGATACCTCGGTAATCGTTCGCTGGTTGCAGGATACCTATGAGTGTGAGGTGGTAACTTTTACCGCCGACATCGGCCAGGGTGAGGAAGTGGAACCGGCGCGCACAAAGGCCAAGGCGCTGGGCGTCAAGGAAATCTACATCGAGGACTTGCGCGAGGAGTTCGTGCGCGACTACGTGTTCCCGATGTTTCGCGCCAATACCATCTATGAAGGTGAGTACCTGCTGGGTACCTCCATCGCACGCCCGCTGATCTCCCGTCGTCTGATCGAGATTGCCAATGAAACCGGCGCGGATGCGATTTCTCATGGCGCGACTGGCAAGGGTAACGACCAGGTGCGCTTTGAGCTGGGTGCTTACGCGCTGAAGCCGGGTGTGAAGGTGATTGCGCCCTGGCGTGAGTGGGATCTTAATTCCCGCGAGAAGCTGCTGACGTACTGCGAGGAGCGCAACATTCCGGTGGAAAAGAAGAAGGGCAAGTCCCCTTACTCCATGGATGCCAACCTGCTGCACATTTCCTACGAAGGCATGAATCTGGAAGACCCCTGGGCGGAAGCCGAGGAAGATATGTGGCGCTGGAGTGTGTCTCCGGAAGCCGCACCGGACACGCCGACTTACGTTGAAGTGACTTATGAAAAGGGCGATATCGTGGCCATTGATGGTCAGGAGATGAAGCCACATGTGGTGCTGGAGACCCTGAACAAGCTGGCTGGTGACAATGGCATTGGCCGTCTGGATATCGTTGAGAACCGTTACGTGGGCATGAAGTCCCGCGGTTGCTACGAAACCCCGGGCGGTACCGTGATGCTGCGTGCTCACCGTGCGATTGAGTCCATCACTCTGGACCGGGAAGTGGCGCATCTGAAGGACAGCATCATGCCGCGGTATGCGGAGGTGATCTACAACGGTTACTGGTGGTCGCCGGAGCGTGAGGCGCTGCAGGCGCTGATCGATCAGACCCAGACCTATGTGAATGGCACGGTGCGGTTGAAGCTCTATAAGGGCAATGTGGATGTGGTCGGGCGGAAGTCTGACGATTCGCTGTTTGATGAGAAGATTGCGACCTTTGAGGAAGACCAGGGCGCGTATGACCAGAAGGATGCGGAAGGCTTTATCAAGCTGAACGCTTTGCGCCTGCGTATTGCAGCTGGTAAGGGACGCAAGCTTTAA
- a CDS encoding substrate-binding periplasmic protein, producing MQLVSRFPVLIAGWALVAIFLAGSSLVSAAEPATEEAVTFSIPDVWPWAYEDDAGELRGSLIDVANRLSAKTGIPVIPRLRPLRRAIVELRKGTVNFSILFQNPELDIEAINVSSVTQVNLLLAAMAESDYPLTLGALKGKRVAYIRGTYLGEIFEQDTDVVKVPVSAISQAVELLSLGRISAILASDHNIYRTLSSQNLGRDLLRYHEHVPGQKGVLYMSRASSRPEVARKFSAAIDQMEADGELYRIFYSNAASTYKHDTLLSAQ from the coding sequence TTGCAGTTGGTCAGCCGGTTTCCGGTTTTGATTGCCGGATGGGCTCTGGTTGCGATTTTCTTGGCAGGCTCTTCGTTGGTGTCTGCAGCGGAGCCGGCAACGGAGGAAGCGGTTACTTTCTCCATTCCCGACGTCTGGCCCTGGGCCTATGAAGACGATGCCGGAGAGTTGCGGGGTAGTCTTATTGATGTTGCTAATCGGCTCTCTGCCAAGACCGGTATTCCTGTTATCCCCCGATTAAGGCCGCTGCGGCGGGCGATTGTTGAGCTGCGCAAGGGCACCGTCAATTTCAGCATTCTATTCCAGAACCCCGAACTGGATATTGAGGCAATCAACGTTTCCTCGGTAACCCAGGTGAATTTGCTGCTGGCAGCCATGGCGGAGTCAGACTATCCGCTCACGCTTGGGGCGTTGAAAGGCAAGCGTGTGGCGTATATTCGTGGCACCTATCTCGGCGAGATTTTTGAGCAGGATACAGACGTTGTGAAGGTGCCAGTGAGCGCCATCAGCCAGGCAGTGGAGTTACTCTCGCTGGGGCGGATTTCGGCGATTCTGGCCAGTGATCACAACATCTACCGCACACTGTCGTCGCAAAATCTTGGCCGGGACCTGTTGCGATATCATGAGCACGTGCCTGGTCAGAAGGGCGTGCTCTACATGTCCCGGGCTTCAAGCCGGCCAGAGGTCGCCCGCAAGTTCAGTGCAGCCATTGATCAGATGGAAGCCGACGGCGAGCTCTACCGTATTTTCTATAGCAACGCGGCCAGCACCTACAAACACGACACCCTCCTTTCCGCCCAATAG
- a CDS encoding response regulator: MPNLDLPILVVDDAKFSSMVVGRTLRNAGYRDVRIANNAPAALEFIDQRPVSVLIADWLMPEMDGLELTDQVRQQDEQNNHYTYVILLTARESVEALSEAFDRGVDDFIYKSDMTKQLIPRIFAADRMADRQNTLLKANSLLIENNRELENSSIIDLETGLCNNRYSRDKIGKCLRQAESRGGASAYVLCGIRNWQELKRKHAPSVMSELAVGIARRLSHLIRPMDSLCRVGDNQYAIIAHFPNSDHCSTTAFRRVFDGINHKALKTTAGYISVEAGMVLCRADAQNGTPSVPEMERAAVQGLVDAYETRRFTETRPEMEKA; encoded by the coding sequence ATGCCAAATCTTGACCTTCCCATTCTCGTGGTAGACGACGCAAAATTCAGCAGCATGGTGGTAGGCCGCACCCTCCGCAATGCAGGATACCGCGACGTGCGAATCGCTAACAATGCACCCGCCGCGCTCGAGTTTATCGACCAGCGCCCGGTGAGCGTGCTGATTGCTGACTGGCTGATGCCGGAGATGGACGGGCTGGAGCTTACCGACCAGGTGCGCCAGCAGGACGAGCAGAACAACCACTACACCTATGTGATCCTGCTCACCGCCCGCGAGAGTGTGGAAGCCCTGTCAGAAGCCTTCGACCGCGGCGTGGACGACTTCATCTACAAGTCGGACATGACCAAACAGCTGATCCCCCGGATCTTCGCCGCCGATCGCATGGCAGACCGCCAGAATACACTCCTGAAAGCCAATTCCCTGCTGATCGAGAACAACCGGGAACTGGAAAACAGCAGCATCATTGATCTGGAAACCGGCCTGTGCAACAACCGCTACTCCCGCGACAAGATCGGCAAGTGCCTGCGCCAGGCTGAATCCCGCGGCGGGGCCTCTGCCTACGTGCTTTGCGGCATTCGCAACTGGCAGGAGCTCAAACGCAAGCATGCGCCTTCAGTGATGAGCGAACTGGCCGTGGGCATCGCCCGCCGCCTCAGCCACCTGATCAGGCCCATGGATTCCCTGTGCCGGGTGGGCGACAACCAGTACGCCATCATCGCCCACTTCCCCAACAGCGACCACTGCTCCACAACGGCATTTCGTCGGGTGTTTGATGGTATTAATCACAAGGCCCTGAAGACTACAGCGGGTTATATTTCCGTTGAGGCGGGCATGGTGCTTTGCCGGGCGGATGCCCAGAATGGTACGCCGTCGGTTCCGGAGATGGAGCGGGCGGCGGTTCAGGGGTTGGTGGATGCGTATGAGACAAGGCGATTTACGGAGACCAGGCCCGAGATGGAGAAGGCCTGA